The Halarchaeum grantii genome has a window encoding:
- a CDS encoding type IV pilin: protein MKLSQLRKIGSGDDRAVSPVIGVILMVAITVILAAVIGTFVLGLGNQVGNQAPQATWEITYNAGGDNGFETSTASVDSDKITISHEGGDAVTVSNLKINVGDDTITGLGDDTNNGVDTAFSEDKATAGSSVTVAEYTDADSNAHTFEADDDVSLVWSASGGDKTAILTDGTVPS from the coding sequence ATGAAGTTGAGCCAACTTCGCAAGATAGGGTCTGGTGACGACCGGGCCGTCTCTCCTGTCATAGGAGTGATACTTATGGTCGCCATAACTGTTATCCTGGCAGCCGTAATCGGCACGTTCGTCCTCGGACTCGGTAACCAAGTCGGAAATCAAGCGCCACAGGCAACCTGGGAGATCACCTACAATGCAGGCGGTGACAATGGATTCGAGACCAGCACAGCATCTGTCGACAGTGACAAAATCACAATCTCTCATGAGGGTGGCGATGCCGTAACCGTCAGCAATCTCAAGATTAACGTCGGCGATGACACAATCACTGGACTCGGAGATGACACAAATAACGGTGTCGACACTGCCTTCTCAGAGGATAAGGCAACTGCTGGGAGTAGTGTGACTGTCGCCGAGTACACCGATGCTGACTCCAACGCCCACACGTTCGAGGCAGATGACGACGTTAGCCTCGTCTGGAGCGCCTCTGGTGGAGATAAGACAGCCATCCTAACCGACGGCACAGTCCCAAGCTAA